The genomic DNA ACCGGGAAAACATTGAAACATGCGGGGCGGAGCAAAAGATGCGGGATAAAAATTTTATGCCGAATAAAACCATAAGCGAAATATTTGATTTAAGCGGGCAGACCGCGGTTGTAACCGGCGGGGCCATGGGCATTGGCTATGGGATTGTTAAACGGCTTTTTGAGGCCGGAGCGAATGTGGTTATCGCCGATATTGATAAAAAAGTCGGGGAGGAAAAAGTTAAGGTTTTGGCCGGAGGAGAAAATAAAGCTGTTTTTATTAAAACCGATGTGAGTTCGGAAAAGGAGGTAAAGAATTTAGCAGCTAAAACCGTAAAGGAGTTTGGCGGATTGGATATTTTTGTTAATAACGCCGGCATTTTTCCCAATAAGTTAGTTTTAGATATGGATTTGGCGCTTTGGGAAAAAATTCAGGCCATTAATCTGCGCGGAGTTTTTCTCTGCTGCCGCGAAGCCGGCCAAGTAATGGTAAAAGCTGGCAAGGGCAATATTGTTAATATCGCTTCCATTGACGCTCTTCATCCCAGCCAGCCGGGTTTGGCCGCATATGACGCTTCCAAACACGGAGTCTGGGGCTTTACCAAAAATTTTGCTTTGGAAACAGCCAAAAAAGGGATTCGGGTTAATGCCATTGCCCCGGGCGGGATTAATACCGAGGGCGTACAGAAAATGAACGCCGGCGGAGATGGCGCCAATCAGCAGGAAGTTATAAAGCAATTTACCCAAAGAATTCCTTTGGGACGGTTTGGCGAGCCGGATGAAATCGCCCTGGCCGTTTTATTTTTAGCAACTGACGCTTCTTCTTATATGACCGGAGCCATGATTGTGGTGGACGGCGGGTTTTTACTGACTTAGGATATTTTGACAGGCCAAACAAGGATATGATAAAATGTTTTTACATTTAATAATCTAAAAATCAATTTATGGAGAGAGTTTTTAATGATGAAAATTTTCAAAAAGAAGTTATTGAAGCTTCGGGGGAAAAACCGGTTTTGGTTGATTTTTTTGCTGTTTGGTGCGGTCCCTGTCAGATTCAGGGCCCGATAGTTGATGAAGTGGCGGAAGAAATGGAAGGGAAGGCGGTGGTAGGGAAAATTAATACAGAAGAAGCTCCGGAAACTTCAAGCAAATATGGGATTATGAGCATTCCGACCATTATTTTATTTAAAGACGGACAAGCCAAGGAGACTTTGAACGGTTTGCAATCCAAAGAAGCTTTAGCGGAAGTTATTGA from Patescibacteria group bacterium includes the following:
- a CDS encoding SDR family NAD(P)-dependent oxidoreductase, producing the protein MPNKTISEIFDLSGQTAVVTGGAMGIGYGIVKRLFEAGANVVIADIDKKVGEEKVKVLAGGENKAVFIKTDVSSEKEVKNLAAKTVKEFGGLDIFVNNAGIFPNKLVLDMDLALWEKIQAINLRGVFLCCREAGQVMVKAGKGNIVNIASIDALHPSQPGLAAYDASKHGVWGFTKNFALETAKKGIRVNAIAPGGINTEGVQKMNAGGDGANQQEVIKQFTQRIPLGRFGEPDEIALAVLFLATDASSYMTGAMIVVDGGFLLT
- the trxA gene encoding thioredoxin, giving the protein MERVFNDENFQKEVIEASGEKPVLVDFFAVWCGPCQIQGPIVDEVAEEMEGKAVVGKINTEEAPETSSKYGIMSIPTIILFKDGQAKETLNGLQSKEALAEVIEKYL